Genomic DNA from Peribacillus simplex NBRC 15720 = DSM 1321:
TAACATATGTAAGCAGAAAAGGCTCATTCCTAGACCAATAAAATCCCAAACGGCGGGATTCGCAAGAGACCCTTAGCCCTTACTAGTTTTGATGTTAACCTGTTTAAAACCGCATTCCGGGCATTGATAAATCACATTTTGGTTGGATTGTGCCGTTAATACATTTTCCATTTCCCTTTCCTCACCGCATTCCGGGCAAATTACCATTGGATTTTTCATTTACATCCCTCCAATTATTAAGATGTCGTAAAAATCACTACTTCATTCAAGTAAAAATTGACCGAATTCATTCACAATAAAAAAGCCGCTTCCAAAGGAAGGCGGCTTTTTGTGATTTTTTAAGATTGAAGAAGATCAAAGATTTCAATGGTAATCATATCAATATTATCGAATTGATATTTTGATGATTTCCCTTTATCACTGTATACTTCAAGCTCGAACATTTCAGTTTTGCTGAAATATGTAACCTGGCACTTTTTCACACCATCTATTTCAAAAAAACGTTGAGCAGATTCAGATTCCTTCGCTTGCTCTTGAAGACTTTTCAATCTGGTAAGGATGCCCTGTAATTGAGACATACTCCCTCTCCTTTCTGAATAAAACCTTTTCGATAGGTTTCACTATACCATACTTTTCTATCCAGTAGCCACGCTGAAATAAATTCAGAATAATTTAAAACTTCATTCTTTACATGACACTATTAACAGAATAAAATAAGGAATGGATTTTGTACATGAAAATTTTTCTGGGGGTAGATTCTGTTGCAAAACATTAGTGAGCTTGGTTATCGCATTTCATTGATTGATGGTTTTGATTTGGATAGAAGAAATCGTACAGGAACATATGTAATTGTCGATGAAGACATCACCTTAGTCGAAACTTCCGCCAGCCCTTCCATCCCCCATTTAATGAAGGGGCTCGAATATTTGGGAATCGCCCTCGAAGATATTACATATATCATTCTTACCCATATTCATTTGGACCATGCAGGTGGAGCTGGACTTTTTTTACAGCATTGTCCGAATGCCAAAGTTATCGTCCACCCAAAAGGTGCACGCCATCTAGAAGACCCAACACGTTTGATCGCTGGGGCTAAAGCAGTCTATGGTGAAGATTTCAACAAGCTTTTCGATCCGATATTACCTATTCCATTAGAAAGAATGCTGACTAAACATGATAGGGAATCCCTAAAAATAAGTGAAAATTCCAAGTTGACCTTTTATGACACACCAGGACACGCAAACCATCATTTAAGCATTTACGATTCGGTTTCAAAAGGGATGTTTTCAGGTGACACCGTAGGCATCTATTATCGTGAACTCGATGA
This window encodes:
- a CDS encoding YkuJ family protein encodes the protein MSQLQGILTRLKSLQEQAKESESAQRFFEIDGVKKCQVTYFSKTEMFELEVYSDKGKSSKYQFDNIDMITIEIFDLLQS
- a CDS encoding MBL fold metallo-hydrolase — encoded protein: MQNISELGYRISLIDGFDLDRRNRTGTYVIVDEDITLVETSASPSIPHLMKGLEYLGIALEDITYIILTHIHLDHAGGAGLFLQHCPNAKVIVHPKGARHLEDPTRLIAGAKAVYGEDFNKLFDPILPIPLERMLTKHDRESLKISENSKLTFYDTPGHANHHLSIYDSVSKGMFSGDTVGIYYRELDEEGLEFYLPSTSPNQFNPDAMLAAAELYESIGVERIYFGHYGVSENPKEVYKQLHYWLPKFVKTAKSAYREYASFEEQVAATSKNIFTEVTVHLGEKGITADHPVFDIIAMDLNVCSMGLIDYLVKQEKDR